Within Romboutsia sp. CE17, the genomic segment AGACTTTATGACTTTTTCTGCTCATAAGGCATATGCACCTTTTGGTAGTGGCGCAATTATTGGCAAAAAAGAATATTTGAATAATACAGAGCCTTTTTTATCTGGAGGAGGTTGTGTTTCAGGAGTATTTGATGAAAAAACTATTTGGACTGGAATACCAGAAAAATTTGAAGCTGGAACTCAAAACTTCTTTGGAGTAATAGCAATGGCTAAGGCTTTAAGTGATTTACAAAATATCGGATTTGAAAATATAGAAAAGCATGAAGCTAGAATAAAAAATTACATGATAAATAATATGAAAAAAATAAATAATGTAATTTTGTATGGAGATACAAATTACACAGATGATAGATTAGGAGTAATAGCTTTTAATGCTAAAGATAGAAATTATGAAGATTTAGCAATAAAAATGGCGACAGAAAAAGGTATTTCATTAAGAGCAGGTAAGTTCTGTGCTCATCCATATGTATTTAGATTACTAGGAGTAAGAGATTGGGATGCATATAGAGATATAGTCTCTGGAGATTATTGTTATGGAATGGTAAGGGTTAGTCTTGGACTTTATAATACAATTGAAGAAGCTGATAAATTCCTAAATCAATTAGATTTTATTGCAAATAGAAAGAATCCAAATCGTAGATACAGAACATCTCATGGAATAATCAGATTTTAAATAATTTAATTTTTATATTTTTAAATATATTATACAAATTTTATTTGACATAAATATATAATAGTATATATAATTTATTTTTAAAATAATTTTTTGAATAAAATAGACTAGAGGTGAATTATGACTAATGATATGACAAAGGGAAGTCCCTTAAGAATTTTTATATTATTTTCAATACCATTATTAATAGGAAATATATTTCAGCAATTATATAGCATGGTTGATACAATCATAGTAGGTAGATTTGTAGGCGTAGATGCACTGGCTGCAGTAGGTTCTACAGGTTCAATGTTTTTTTTAGTAAATGGTATGATACTAGGACTTACTAGTGGATTTTCGGTATTAGTTTCTCAAAAATTTGGAGCTAAAGATGAAGAAGGACTTAAAAAATCTGTAGCAAGTAATATTATATTAACAATAATATCAACAATTATAATTACAGTAGTTGCTTTAGTAGTAAAAAATCCTCTACTTAAGCTTATGAATACTCCAGATAATATTTTTAATGATGCAAATATATATATAACTATAATTTTTGC encodes:
- a CDS encoding aminotransferase class V-fold PLP-dependent enzyme, with the protein product MNYRDLFDGIDEQVQLPDGTYITPINFDNGATTPPLKSVTQIILDNIKNYGPIDRGVGFKGEYCTTMFSKAREALLSFFGLENCNTHTVVYTKSDTEALNILANILIEGKEDIIITTRMEHHANDIPFRRVGKMVYIDVDELGRINIDDIEDELIKGKGRVKLVTVTGASNVTGYVIPVHDIARLAHRYNALIIVDGAQLIAHKKIDMKGTCEEECIDFMTFSAHKAYAPFGSGAIIGKKEYLNNTEPFLSGGGCVSGVFDEKTIWTGIPEKFEAGTQNFFGVIAMAKALSDLQNIGFENIEKHEARIKNYMINNMKKINNVILYGDTNYTDDRLGVIAFNAKDRNYEDLAIKMATEKGISLRAGKFCAHPYVFRLLGVRDWDAYRDIVSGDYCYGMVRVSLGLYNTIEEADKFLNQLDFIANRKNPNRRYRTSHGIIRF